The following coding sequences lie in one Arachis ipaensis cultivar K30076 chromosome B03, Araip1.1, whole genome shotgun sequence genomic window:
- the LOC107630726 gene encoding uncharacterized protein LOC107630726 isoform X1, whose product MYDMKMAAGGGSTIGLPSSSLVGRSPKFMFRPSSSFQSHLASPPYERKLNSYSYSYSYWVCRTKRGRGMLRGLPFPVDPWAPSIDSQSIASQLFAFSLFPYIAFLYFITKSKTSPNLTLFGFYFLLAFVGATIPAGIYAKVQYGTSLSNVDWLHGGAESLLTLTNLFIVLGLRQALRSASKSNSQQNTPDFKDNKSRFEDL is encoded by the exons ATGTACGACATGAAGATGGCAGCAGGTGGTGGTTCTACCATCGGGTTGCCTTCTTCATCACTTGTTGGTAGATCCCCAAAGTTTATGTTCCGTCCGTCCTCAAGTTTTCAATCTCACTTGGCTTCTCCCCCCTATGAACGAAAACTCAACAGTTACAGTTACAGCTACAGCTACTGGGTTTGCAGGACGAAGAGAGGAAGAGGGATGTTGAGGGGGTTGCCGTTCCCCGTAGATCCATGGGCGCCCTCCATTGACTCACAGAGCATTGCTTCCCAGCTGTTCGCATTCTCCCTCTTCCCATACATAGCCTTTCTCTACTTCATTACCAAGTCCAAGACTTCCCCTAACCTCACCCTCTTCGGCTTCTACTTCTTGCTCGCCTTCGTCGGAGCCACTA TACCAGCTGGGATTTACG CAAAGGTGCAGTATGGGACTTCACTCTCCAACGTGGATTGGTTGCATGGCGGGGCTGAGTCGCTTCTCACTCTAACTAACTTGTTCATTGTCTTGGGACTCCGACAGGCTCTCAGGAGCGCATCCAAATCCAATTCTCAACAAAACACGCCAGATTTCAAAGATAACAAAAGTCGCTTCGAGGACCTTTGA
- the LOC107630724 gene encoding probable WRKY transcription factor 41, giving the protein MENDGRWEQNILINELVQGMEVARRLKEDMNATYSADTKDLLLQRILSSYEKALLILRWNASTSKSQNMSQATATLFSESPISISASPLRDDKDHNQEFKHDSKKRKTMAKWVDQVRVSFESGLEGPHEDGYNWRKYGQKDILGAKYPRSYYRCTFRNTQGCWATKQVQRSDEDPTIFDITYKGRHTCSQGNKAVPQPKSPDKHEKLQCHSNEIQHRQTSEESLTTFGTIMTVKRDMVGNGEMEYPFTFPSTSFGSMAQESYSLIPSTLENESFLSSHFQTHLLYPNMQEFKYLPSTSFQMNELDGIYNRPLSESDITEIISTNTSTTNSPVPEFNFSLDPVEIDPNFPPNTLDFSPRALINKNI; this is encoded by the exons ATGGAAAATGATGGGCGCTGGGAGCAGAACATACTCATCAACGAGCTAGTTCAGGGGATGGAGGTAgcaagaaggttgaaggaagacaTGAATGCGACATATTCAGCAGACACAAAAGATTTGTTGCTGCAGAGGATATTATCTTCGTATGAAAAAGCTCTGCTAATTCTAAGATGGAATGCATCAACTTCCAAGTCTCAGAACATGAGTCAAGCAACAGCAACCTTGTTTTCAGAGTCACCAATATCTATCAGCGCAAGTCCTCTGCGGGATGACAAGGATCATAATCAAGAGTTTAAACACGATTCAAAGAAAAG AAAGACAATGGCCAAATGGGTAGATCAAGTGAGAGTGAGCTTTGAGAGTGGCCTTGAAGGACCACATGAAGATGGTTACAACTGGAGAAAATATGGACAGAAAGATATCCTTGGTGCCAAATATCCCAG AAGTTATTATAGGTGCACCTTCCGGAACACTCAGGGGTGCTGGGCCACGAAGCAAGTACAGAGATCAGACGAAGATCCTACCATATTTGACATAACTTACAAAGGAAGGCATACCTGTTCTCAGGGAAACAAGGCTGTTCCGCAACCGAAATCGCCAGACAAACATGAGAAACTGCAATGTCATAGTAACGAAATTCAGCATAGACAAACATCAGAAGAAAGCCTGACAACTTTCGGGACCATTATGACAGTTAAAAGAGATATGGTGGGAAATGGAGAGATGGAATATCCTTTCACTTTCCCTTCAACTTCATTTGGAAGCATGGCACAAGAAAGCTACAGCTTGATTCCTTCAACCCTGGAGAACGAATCCTTCCTGAGCAGCCATTTCCAAACTCACTTATTATATCCAAACATGCAAGAATTTAAATACCTGCCATCTACGTCTTTCCAGATGAATGAGCTTGATGGGATCTATAATAGGCCGCTTTCAGAATCAGATATTACTGAGATCATTTCCACCAACACATCCACCACCAATTCTCCAGTTCCGGAGTTCAATTTCTCACTTGATCCAGTGGAAATTGATCCAAATTTCCCTCCCAATACCCTGGATTTTTCTCCTAGAGCCCTTATCAACAAGAACATCTAG
- the LOC107630726 gene encoding uncharacterized protein LOC107630726 isoform X2, which yields MYDMKMAAGGGSTIGLPSSSLVGRSPKFMFRPSSSFQSHLASPPYERKLNSYSYSYSYWVCRTKRGRGMLRGLPFPVDPWAPSIDSQSIASQLFAFSLFPYIAFLYFITKSKTSPNLTLFGFYFLLAFVGATTKVQYGTSLSNVDWLHGGAESLLTLTNLFIVLGLRQALRSASKSNSQQNTPDFKDNKSRFEDL from the exons ATGTACGACATGAAGATGGCAGCAGGTGGTGGTTCTACCATCGGGTTGCCTTCTTCATCACTTGTTGGTAGATCCCCAAAGTTTATGTTCCGTCCGTCCTCAAGTTTTCAATCTCACTTGGCTTCTCCCCCCTATGAACGAAAACTCAACAGTTACAGTTACAGCTACAGCTACTGGGTTTGCAGGACGAAGAGAGGAAGAGGGATGTTGAGGGGGTTGCCGTTCCCCGTAGATCCATGGGCGCCCTCCATTGACTCACAGAGCATTGCTTCCCAGCTGTTCGCATTCTCCCTCTTCCCATACATAGCCTTTCTCTACTTCATTACCAAGTCCAAGACTTCCCCTAACCTCACCCTCTTCGGCTTCTACTTCTTGCTCGCCTTCGTCGGAGCCACTA CAAAGGTGCAGTATGGGACTTCACTCTCCAACGTGGATTGGTTGCATGGCGGGGCTGAGTCGCTTCTCACTCTAACTAACTTGTTCATTGTCTTGGGACTCCGACAGGCTCTCAGGAGCGCATCCAAATCCAATTCTCAACAAAACACGCCAGATTTCAAAGATAACAAAAGTCGCTTCGAGGACCTTTGA